A single genomic interval of Zunongwangia sp. HGR-M22 harbors:
- a CDS encoding DUF3109 family protein has translation MFQLGKTIVSEEILKKEFVCNISACKGACCVDGDAGAPVEEYEKEILDRIYPKVKPFLRQKGIDAIEEQGTYITTDFDEIETPLIDGADCAYVTFDDKGTALCGIEQAYNQGEIDWKKPVSCHLYPVRVQQYSEFAAVNYHQWHICDDACSLGEELGVPIYKFTKEALIRKFGEDWYMELEKVAENL, from the coding sequence ATGTTTCAGTTAGGTAAAACCATAGTATCAGAAGAAATTCTTAAAAAAGAATTTGTTTGTAATATAAGTGCATGTAAAGGCGCTTGTTGTGTAGACGGAGACGCAGGAGCTCCCGTAGAAGAGTATGAGAAAGAAATATTGGATAGAATTTATCCAAAAGTAAAACCCTTTCTTAGACAAAAAGGTATAGATGCCATCGAAGAACAAGGCACTTACATCACTACAGATTTTGATGAGATAGAAACTCCGCTTATCGATGGTGCAGACTGCGCCTATGTAACTTTTGATGATAAAGGAACAGCTTTATGCGGCATAGAACAGGCATACAATCAAGGAGAAATCGATTGGAAAAAACCAGTTTCCTGCCATCTTTACCCAGTTAGAGTTCAACAATATTCAGAATTTGCTGCGGTAAATTATCACCAATGGCATATTTGCGATGATGCCTGTAGCTTAGGAGAAGAACTTGGTGTGCCCATCTATAAATTTACCAAAGAAGCGCTTATTAGAAAATTTGGCGAAGACTGGTATATGGAATTAGAAAAAGTAGCCGAAAACCTATAA
- the dgt gene encoding dGTP triphosphohydrolase, translating to MNWEQLLSLKRSGDTNKRLRKEQDETRLGFEVDYDRIIFSSAFRSLQDKTQVIPLSKTDFVHTRLTHSLEVSVVGRSLGRLTGKKILEKHPHLSNIHGYQMNDFGAIVAAAALAHDIGNPPFGHSGEKAIGEYFLNGNGKRFKSQLSEKEYQDLIKFEGNANGFKILTQDRPGTPGGLRISYATLGAFIKYPKESLPHKPTANIADKKFGFFQSEKETMLDVAEELGLTKTGNEGNISFSRHPLAFLVEAADDICYTIIDFEDGINLGLIDEDYALEYLIKLVKDTISTPKYNSLQNTADRLSYLRSLAINTLIREAAEIFLENEDQILAGEFHQSLFDRSKYEAQIKDIIKISVEKIYQSEEVINKEIAGYKMLETLLDTYTKAFLPETEDPDSNFNDLVLRSLPKLKHLQSETSVFEKLIQICSYTASLTDGFTVSSFKRYQGSGF from the coding sequence ATGAACTGGGAACAACTATTATCACTAAAACGATCTGGAGATACCAACAAACGCTTACGTAAAGAGCAGGACGAAACCCGCTTAGGATTCGAAGTAGATTACGACCGTATCATTTTCTCTTCAGCTTTTAGAAGTTTGCAGGATAAAACACAGGTAATCCCACTTTCCAAAACAGATTTTGTACATACGCGCTTAACACATAGTTTAGAGGTTTCTGTAGTTGGCCGCTCTCTAGGACGCCTTACCGGCAAGAAAATCTTAGAAAAGCATCCGCATTTAAGCAATATTCATGGTTACCAGATGAATGATTTTGGTGCCATCGTAGCTGCGGCGGCTTTAGCCCACGATATCGGGAATCCGCCTTTTGGACATTCCGGAGAAAAAGCAATAGGAGAATATTTTTTAAACGGAAACGGAAAAAGATTTAAATCACAACTTAGCGAGAAAGAATATCAAGATCTTATTAAGTTTGAAGGAAATGCAAACGGATTTAAAATTCTAACTCAGGATCGACCCGGCACTCCCGGCGGATTAAGAATTAGCTATGCGACGCTTGGGGCTTTTATCAAGTATCCAAAAGAATCACTACCACACAAACCAACCGCTAACATTGCAGATAAAAAGTTTGGTTTCTTCCAGAGTGAAAAAGAAACAATGCTAGATGTGGCAGAAGAACTTGGCTTAACCAAAACCGGCAATGAAGGTAATATCAGTTTTTCACGCCATCCATTAGCGTTTTTGGTAGAAGCAGCAGACGATATTTGTTATACTATCATAGATTTTGAAGACGGCATAAACCTTGGTCTTATCGACGAAGATTATGCGTTGGAGTATCTTATTAAATTAGTTAAAGACACAATCTCGACACCAAAGTATAATTCTTTACAGAATACGGCAGATCGCCTTAGCTATTTAAGATCTTTGGCTATAAATACTTTGATAAGAGAAGCTGCAGAAATATTCCTGGAAAATGAAGATCAAATTCTTGCGGGTGAATTTCATCAGTCATTATTCGATAGAAGCAAGTACGAAGCACAGATTAAAGATATCATTAAAATAAGCGTCGAAAAGATATACCAAAGCGAAGAAGTAATCAACAAAGAAATCGCAGGCTATAAAATGCTAGAAACCTTATTGGATACCTATACTAAAGCTTTTTTGCCAGAAACAGAAGATCCAGATTCTAATTTTAATGATTTGGTGTTACGATCTTTACCAAAGCTAAAGCATTTACAGTCTGAGACTTCGGTATTTGAAAAGTTAATTCAGATTTGCTCGTACACCGCATCTTTAACCGATGGATTTACGGTTTCTTCTTTTAAAAGATACCAAGGTTCTGGTTTTTAA
- a CDS encoding FAD-dependent oxidoreductase: protein MEYDLLIVGGGAAAMSCALVIGSALEKEYAKDKKIGIVLHQKSSDLQNALFNNVLGLKPGTEGRALLEEGPRQLEELYPKVDQLKKEKLQHISKNEDGIYELKTNKETYLAKKVVIAIGYSDNFRIGGLDKYVMPHKKAKASKNRIQLMNEDHLVIPDLYVAGSLAGWRSQYSIACGSGAAVATDILTDWNDGEHTKVHDKLF, encoded by the coding sequence ATGGAATATGATCTTTTAATTGTTGGTGGTGGTGCTGCAGCAATGTCTTGTGCCTTAGTGATTGGTTCGGCTTTGGAGAAAGAATATGCAAAAGATAAAAAAATTGGTATTGTTCTTCATCAAAAATCTTCAGATCTTCAGAACGCATTATTCAATAATGTGTTAGGATTAAAACCGGGTACTGAGGGTAGAGCTTTATTAGAGGAAGGACCACGGCAGTTAGAGGAGTTATATCCAAAAGTAGATCAATTAAAGAAAGAGAAGCTTCAGCATATTAGTAAAAATGAAGATGGGATTTACGAGCTTAAAACTAATAAAGAAACATATCTGGCTAAAAAAGTTGTTATTGCTATAGGATACTCTGATAATTTTAGAATAGGCGGTTTGGATAAATATGTAATGCCCCACAAAAAAGCGAAAGCTTCTAAAAATCGAATTCAGTTAATGAATGAAGATCATCTTGTGATCCCAGATCTTTATGTAGCGGGATCTTTAGCTGGATGGCGAAGCCAATATTCGATAGCCTGCGGAAGTGGAGCTGCTGTAGCCACCGATATCCTTACCGATTGGAATGATGGGGAACACACTAAAGTGCACGATAAATTATTCTAA
- a CDS encoding HupE/UreJ family protein → MSQFWLYLNLGLKHVLDWNAYDHILFFIALVASYTFTSWKKMLWLVTIFTLGHTLALFLSTYEIVMVDTAWVEFLIPVSIMITAIYNILTASNKEKSNNPTLLYFTTAFFGIIHGLGFSTYFKMLSSGFSSKIFPLLEFALGIECAQAIVVLCVLILAFITQNFFRVSKRDWVLIVSAIVVGIVLPILRENFNAI, encoded by the coding sequence ATGTCACAATTTTGGTTATATCTTAATTTAGGCCTAAAGCATGTTTTAGATTGGAATGCTTACGATCATATCCTGTTTTTCATTGCTCTGGTAGCTTCTTATACATTTACTTCATGGAAAAAGATGTTGTGGCTGGTCACCATCTTTACCTTAGGTCACACCTTGGCATTGTTCCTTTCCACCTACGAAATAGTAATGGTAGATACCGCCTGGGTAGAATTTCTAATACCAGTATCGATTATGATCACCGCGATATACAACATTCTAACTGCTAGTAATAAAGAAAAATCTAATAATCCTACCTTACTTTATTTTACCACCGCTTTTTTTGGAATAATACACGGCTTAGGATTTTCTACCTACTTTAAAATGCTTAGTAGCGGGTTTTCTTCAAAAATATTTCCTCTCTTAGAATTTGCCTTAGGTATAGAGTGCGCACAGGCAATAGTGGTTTTATGCGTTTTAATATTAGCTTTTATAACACAAAATTTCTTCCGAGTATCCAAAAGAGACTGGGTGCTTATCGTTTCAGCTATCGTTGTAGGTATTGTACTTCCTATTCTAAGAGAAAATTTCAATGCGATTTAA
- a CDS encoding deoxycytidylate deaminase, whose protein sequence is MQKDKQLKYDKAYLRIAREWSKLSHCKRKQVGAVIVKDRMIISDGYNGTPSGFENFCEDEAGYTKWYVLHAEANAILKVAASTQSCQGATLYITLSPCKECSKLIHQAGIKRLVYCVDYKDNSGLDFLKKAGIEIMQIIQLDD, encoded by the coding sequence ATGCAAAAAGACAAACAACTTAAATACGACAAAGCTTATTTAAGAATAGCAAGAGAGTGGAGCAAACTCTCACATTGTAAAAGAAAGCAGGTTGGTGCTGTAATTGTAAAAGATCGAATGATAATTTCTGATGGTTACAATGGGACGCCTAGTGGTTTCGAAAATTTTTGCGAAGATGAAGCTGGATATACTAAATGGTATGTATTACATGCTGAAGCTAATGCTATTTTAAAAGTTGCTGCTTCTACCCAATCTTGCCAGGGAGCTACCTTATACATCACCCTGTCACCTTGTAAAGAATGTAGTAAATTAATCCATCAGGCGGGGATCAAACGCCTGGTATATTGTGTAGATTACAAAGACAATAGCGGTCTTGATTTTCTAAAAAAAGCCGGGATCGAGATAATGCAAATAATCCAACTGGACGATTGA
- a CDS encoding S41 family peptidase, whose translation MKTNRKIYTPLLLGIACAIGVYMGGKINYSSSDQLFSSNPKKEKLNRLIDYIDYEYVDDVNTDSIVDITVNNILKGLDPHSVYIPEREYDNVSQNMKGDFVGIGVSFYAINDTIMVIQPLEGGPSEKIGIRGGDRILYANDKPLFDLSVSSDSLTTFLKGKRGSKVELKIKRPGHDKLLTFNVERDKVPIKSVEAVYMLNKTVGYIKINRFAESTYEEFRAAIKALEIAGAKEIALDLRDNPGGYLAEAINIIDEFLKEDKLILFTKNKSGSIEKTFAQREGDFENGHVYVLINENSASASEVVAGALQDNDVGTIIGRRSYGKGLVQREMDLGDGSAVRLTIARYYTPTGRSIQKPYENGNANYFRDYERRYENGELKSVDSIKVDDSLKYVTPGGKVVYGGGGIIPDVFIPKDIEIEREHISILLNRGFLSRFIFQELERNRSYYNSLPKKEFDENVEINDETIDRLIAYGKNEGLSIRLTKYKPLMMQYLKAVMAQQLFGSNYFQQLKNEGDPVIDKVLELSEEKNNFKD comes from the coding sequence TTGAAAACGAATAGAAAAATATATACTCCGCTCTTATTAGGAATTGCCTGCGCTATTGGCGTTTACATGGGTGGTAAAATAAACTATTCGTCATCAGATCAGCTTTTTTCCTCCAATCCTAAAAAAGAAAAATTAAATCGTCTAATCGACTATATCGATTACGAATATGTAGACGATGTAAATACCGATAGCATAGTTGATATTACGGTAAACAATATCCTGAAAGGTTTAGACCCACATTCAGTTTATATTCCAGAGAGAGAATACGATAATGTTTCCCAAAATATGAAAGGCGATTTTGTAGGGATTGGGGTAAGTTTCTATGCTATAAACGACACCATAATGGTAATCCAACCATTAGAAGGAGGGCCAAGTGAAAAAATAGGAATTCGTGGTGGCGACCGTATTTTATATGCCAACGACAAACCACTTTTTGATCTTAGTGTTAGCAGTGATTCGTTAACCACATTCTTAAAAGGAAAGCGAGGCAGCAAGGTCGAATTAAAGATAAAACGGCCGGGACACGATAAACTTCTTACTTTTAATGTAGAACGCGATAAAGTACCTATTAAAAGTGTAGAAGCTGTTTATATGCTGAACAAAACTGTAGGCTATATAAAAATAAATCGATTTGCTGAATCTACTTACGAAGAGTTTAGGGCCGCAATCAAAGCCTTAGAAATTGCCGGTGCAAAAGAAATAGCACTAGATCTTCGGGACAATCCCGGGGGTTATCTGGCCGAAGCGATAAATATTATAGACGAGTTTTTAAAAGAAGATAAACTTATATTATTCACCAAAAACAAAAGCGGATCTATAGAAAAAACTTTTGCACAACGTGAAGGCGATTTTGAAAATGGTCACGTTTATGTTCTTATCAACGAAAATTCTGCCTCAGCCAGCGAGGTAGTTGCTGGTGCTTTACAGGATAACGATGTAGGCACCATAATAGGGCGACGTTCTTACGGGAAAGGATTGGTACAACGTGAAATGGATCTTGGCGACGGTAGCGCCGTAAGATTAACTATTGCTAGATACTACACGCCAACAGGACGCTCCATCCAAAAACCTTACGAAAACGGAAATGCCAACTACTTTAGAGACTACGAACGCCGTTATGAAAATGGCGAATTAAAAAGTGTCGACAGCATAAAAGTAGATGACTCTTTAAAATATGTAACCCCGGGCGGTAAAGTGGTTTATGGCGGTGGCGGTATAATTCCAGATGTCTTTATCCCAAAAGACATCGAAATTGAACGAGAACATATAAGTATTTTATTAAATCGTGGATTTTTAAGTCGGTTTATTTTTCAGGAATTAGAACGAAATAGATCCTACTACAATTCACTGCCTAAAAAAGAATTTGATGAAAATGTAGAGATTAACGACGAGACTATCGATCGTTTAATCGCCTACGGAAAGAACGAAGGTTTAAGTATTCGACTTACCAAATACAAGCCATTAATGATGCAGTATTTAAAAGCGGTAATGGCACAGCAGCTATTTGGTTCTAATTACTTTCAGCAACTAAAAAACGAAGGCGATCCAGTAATTGATAAAGTTTTGGAATTATCTGAAGAAAAAAACAATTTTAAAGATTAA
- a CDS encoding ATP-binding protein: MKKLLAFCGVLFFGLVSCFAQQELLDKAEASKQADNYQISLDLLAEVDTIKLSVPQKARFYYLQASNYKFRREDSESYPLLLKAKKLYTAIDSLEKVATINLELFQVVKNIGSDHLHYEEFLNDYLDYHLSQNKPKNLRKAYIRIAVNFAKKETVDSSFKYFRKALKLIKTDKDTLSEAQMLNNFGVLYMEFTAYKDSALYYFDRSRKFYKKPKDLQSSYLNTASAYKKLGEYDKAIASYQKADSLLGKEYRKDRKRFLYNLMAKTYELADKPAKALEYYKLTQAYQDSLNLEDQEKAIYDIQTKYEVQKKENENLRLKQYRTWLFSGIILLVLLLVASYLVYRNRMAKKQLQIKQSALEKNQLEKQLKNQELAGLDAMLEGQEKERQQIANDLHDNLGGLLATLKLHFQNLKIKTGRLRDEQDELFKTTDSLLDETYQQVRNYAHQRNAGLKTSEGLVPSLKNYAAKVSVGNSLVIQIEDHDMERRLETSLEITIFRIVQELITNVIKHAEASEIIVHLTAFDDHINIMVEDDGKGFDTSKLKEKNNGMGLGSIIKRIEHIGGKVEIDSQPDGGTTVILDIPVS; the protein is encoded by the coding sequence ATGAAAAAACTACTGGCTTTTTGTGGAGTTTTATTTTTTGGGTTGGTTTCTTGCTTTGCGCAGCAAGAGCTGTTGGATAAAGCGGAAGCTTCTAAACAAGCGGATAATTATCAAATATCTTTAGATCTTCTTGCAGAAGTTGACACCATTAAATTATCGGTTCCTCAAAAAGCCAGGTTTTATTATTTACAAGCTTCTAATTATAAATTCAGAAGGGAAGATTCAGAATCCTATCCTTTATTATTAAAAGCCAAAAAACTATACACTGCAATAGATAGTTTAGAGAAGGTAGCAACGATAAATCTTGAGTTGTTTCAGGTAGTAAAAAATATTGGTAGTGACCATTTACATTATGAGGAATTTCTCAATGATTATTTAGACTATCATCTTTCACAAAACAAACCCAAAAATCTTCGTAAAGCCTATATACGGATAGCTGTTAATTTTGCCAAAAAAGAAACGGTAGATAGTTCGTTTAAATACTTCAGAAAAGCTTTAAAGTTAATAAAAACAGATAAAGATACCTTGTCTGAAGCTCAAATGCTTAATAATTTTGGGGTTCTATATATGGAATTTACAGCTTATAAAGATTCAGCCTTGTATTACTTTGATCGTTCTAGGAAGTTTTACAAGAAACCAAAAGATTTACAATCAAGCTATCTAAATACGGCTAGTGCCTATAAAAAATTAGGCGAGTACGACAAGGCTATTGCAAGTTATCAAAAGGCAGATTCACTTTTAGGAAAAGAATATCGTAAAGATCGCAAACGCTTTTTATATAATTTAATGGCAAAAACCTACGAGCTTGCCGATAAACCGGCTAAAGCTTTAGAGTATTATAAATTAACCCAAGCCTATCAGGATAGTTTAAACCTGGAAGATCAGGAAAAAGCGATTTACGATATCCAAACCAAGTATGAGGTTCAGAAAAAAGAAAATGAAAATCTTCGTTTAAAACAATATCGAACTTGGTTGTTTTCAGGTATAATTTTGTTAGTACTGCTATTGGTCGCTAGTTATTTGGTGTACCGTAACCGGATGGCAAAAAAGCAACTTCAGATAAAACAGTCGGCTTTAGAGAAAAATCAACTAGAAAAACAATTAAAAAATCAGGAGCTTGCCGGTTTAGATGCGATGTTAGAAGGCCAGGAAAAAGAACGCCAGCAAATAGCAAACGATCTTCACGATAATTTAGGCGGTTTATTGGCTACTTTAAAACTTCATTTTCAGAATTTAAAAATTAAAACAGGTCGCTTACGCGACGAGCAGGATGAGTTATTTAAAACAACCGATTCGCTGTTAGATGAAACCTATCAGCAAGTGCGCAATTATGCGCACCAGCGCAATGCCGGCTTAAAAACCAGTGAAGGTTTGGTGCCTTCTTTAAAAAATTATGCGGCGAAAGTTTCGGTAGGGAATAGTTTGGTGATTCAAATTGAGGATCACGATATGGAGCGCCGTTTAGAAACCAGCCTCGAAATAACGATTTTTAGGATTGTGCAAGAGCTTATTACCAATGTAATAAAGCATGCAGAAGCTTCAGAAATAATTGTTCACCTTACCGCTTTCGACGATCATATAAATATTATGGTAGAAGACGATGGTAAAGGTTTTGATACTTCAAAACTAAAAGAGAAGAATAATGGTATGGGCTTAGGCTCTATTATCAAAAGAATTGAACATATTGGCGGAAAGGTAGAAATCGATAGTCAGCCTGATGGCGGCACAACAGTAATTTTAGATATACCAGTATCATGA
- a CDS encoding DUF3078 domain-containing protein translates to MKARLILSLISISFFLGVFSLPAYAQNQTAQDTTKTPQDSADVEKVVIYWSEKNAVGVNLNEVAFVNWNAGGNNSISALFHGEFERNFKRKLTSWKNYLYLRYGLNSQQGQELRKTDDQIHFKTTFGYRADSVSNWYYSGNIDFRTQFANGYKYPNKDAAISKFMAPGYLLIGVGTQFSHPDENFNAYISPVTEKSTFVLDQRLANEGAYGVEGAEYDEDDNLIKEGKKVRSEFGFLITSDYKTQVFPNVNMNTQISFYSDYLNNFGNIDVDWQLNFDMKVNDFIKANIGSHILYDDDVKYKEDTNGDGELETLGPRVQWKQLLGIGFTYVF, encoded by the coding sequence ATGAAAGCCCGATTAATCCTTAGTTTAATTAGTATTTCATTCTTTCTTGGCGTATTTTCTCTACCAGCATATGCACAAAATCAAACGGCGCAAGACACCACAAAAACGCCGCAAGATTCTGCAGATGTGGAGAAGGTTGTGATTTACTGGTCTGAGAAGAATGCTGTTGGAGTGAATTTAAATGAAGTTGCTTTTGTGAACTGGAACGCAGGTGGAAATAATTCTATATCAGCCTTGTTTCATGGTGAATTTGAACGCAATTTTAAAAGGAAACTCACCAGCTGGAAGAATTATCTCTATTTACGATATGGTCTTAACTCGCAACAAGGGCAGGAACTAAGAAAGACCGATGATCAAATTCACTTTAAAACCACTTTTGGATATCGCGCAGATTCTGTTTCTAATTGGTATTATTCTGGCAATATAGATTTTAGGACACAGTTTGCAAATGGATATAAATATCCTAATAAAGATGCAGCAATATCCAAATTCATGGCGCCTGGTTATCTTTTAATTGGTGTGGGTACTCAGTTTTCTCATCCCGATGAAAATTTTAATGCCTATATCTCGCCGGTAACCGAAAAATCTACATTTGTTTTAGATCAAAGATTGGCTAATGAAGGGGCTTATGGTGTAGAAGGAGCAGAATATGATGAGGACGATAATCTTATTAAAGAAGGCAAAAAAGTGCGATCTGAATTTGGGTTTTTGATAACCAGTGATTACAAAACACAGGTTTTTCCTAATGTGAATATGAATACTCAAATAAGTTTTTATTCAGATTATTTAAATAACTTCGGGAATATAGATGTCGATTGGCAATTAAATTTTGATATGAAAGTAAACGATTTTATTAAAGCCAATATAGGGTCTCATATCCTTTATGATGACGATGTAAAATATAAAGAAGACACCAATGGTGATGGTGAGTTAGAAACTTTAGGGCCAAGAGTGCAGTGGAAACAGCTTTTGGGAATTGGGTTTACCTATGTTTTTTAA
- a CDS encoding MarC family protein, which produces MFKLFDLRQVFTAGMVLFAVIDIIGSIPIVLDLRKKVGHIQSEKASIVAGLLMIAFLFLGKEILNLIGIDVNSFAVAGAFILFFLALEMILGISLYKDDSIESASIVPLAFPLVAGAGTMTSLLSLRAEYETINIIVAIIINIIFVYIVLKSSGKIERVLGSQGISVIRKIFGVILLAIAVKLFAANIQSLFK; this is translated from the coding sequence ATGTTTAAATTGTTCGATCTCAGACAAGTGTTTACGGCGGGTATGGTTTTATTCGCTGTTATCGATATTATTGGTAGTATCCCAATAGTTTTGGATTTGCGTAAAAAGGTAGGGCATATACAAAGCGAGAAAGCTTCTATAGTCGCAGGATTGCTAATGATTGCTTTTTTGTTTTTAGGGAAAGAGATTCTTAATCTTATTGGGATCGATGTAAACTCTTTTGCGGTGGCAGGTGCTTTTATCCTGTTTTTCCTTGCTTTAGAAATGATTTTGGGGATTAGTCTTTATAAAGATGATTCTATAGAATCTGCATCAATCGTGCCTTTAGCCTTTCCTTTAGTGGCGGGAGCAGGGACAATGACGTCACTTTTATCTTTAAGGGCCGAATATGAAACAATAAATATTATTGTCGCTATCATAATCAATATTATCTTTGTATATATAGTTTTAAAATCCTCCGGAAAAATTGAAAGGGTTTTAGGATCCCAGGGTATAAGTGTTATCCGTAAAATATTTGGCGTTATTTTATTGGCAATCGCCGTTAAACTTTTTGCCGCAAACATTCAGAGTTTATTTAAATGA
- the dxs gene encoding 1-deoxy-D-xylulose-5-phosphate synthase, whose product MAYTILNTIQDPSDLRHLSKEELKLLANELRQFIIEIVAAKEGHLGASLGVVELTIALHFVFDTPNDMLVWDVGHQAYGHKILTGRRDNFHTNRQLNGLSGFPKREESVYDTFGVGHSSTSISAALGMALASKLNGNLEKHHIAVIGDASIASGMSFEGLNHAGVTDANLLVILNDNAIGIDPSVGALKEYLSKAKVGYKPKKGNMIEALNFNYFGPVDGHDITALVAILEELKNTAGPKFLHVITKKGKGLKKAEEDQVKYHAPGKFKPDTGELLSSNVEGLPLKYQDVFGLTLVELAKQNRKIIGITPAMPTGSSLKYMMDAFPERAFDVGIAEQHAVTLAAGMATQGAIVFCNIYSTFLQRAYDQLIHDVALQKLPVIFCLDRAGLVGEDGATHHGLFDVSFLRAIPNMIVAAPANEIELRQLLYTAQLGLSNPIAIRYPRGRGVMKNWQVPFQTLEIGKGVCENEGEDIAILCIGAIIKNAKAALKETEKPIGLYNMRFIKPLDEELLHHIFSKYTTIITVEDGVVKGGFGSSVLEFAATNNYSRKIKCLGVPDTFIEHGKIDELQEISGIDVKTIVQVIKSLF is encoded by the coding sequence ATGGCGTATACAATTTTAAATACAATACAAGATCCATCAGATCTTAGGCATTTATCTAAAGAGGAATTAAAACTGCTTGCAAACGAGTTGCGGCAGTTTATAATAGAAATTGTGGCCGCTAAAGAGGGACATCTTGGTGCCAGTCTTGGTGTGGTAGAGTTAACCATCGCGTTGCATTTTGTTTTTGATACGCCTAATGATATGTTGGTTTGGGATGTTGGGCATCAGGCTTATGGGCATAAAATTTTAACAGGAAGACGAGATAATTTTCACACCAATCGTCAATTAAATGGTCTTAGTGGTTTTCCTAAAAGAGAAGAAAGTGTTTATGATACTTTTGGTGTTGGGCATTCTTCTACATCCATTTCTGCAGCTTTGGGAATGGCATTGGCTTCAAAATTAAATGGAAATTTAGAAAAGCATCATATAGCAGTAATTGGTGATGCGTCGATCGCTAGCGGAATGTCTTTTGAAGGTTTAAATCATGCCGGGGTAACCGATGCTAATTTGCTGGTAATTTTAAACGATAATGCCATAGGAATCGATCCTAGCGTTGGAGCTTTAAAAGAATATCTATCCAAAGCCAAAGTTGGATATAAGCCCAAAAAAGGGAATATGATAGAAGCGCTTAATTTCAATTATTTTGGACCGGTTGATGGGCACGATATTACAGCTTTAGTGGCTATTCTTGAAGAACTTAAAAATACGGCGGGTCCCAAATTTCTTCATGTTATCACTAAGAAGGGTAAAGGCTTAAAAAAAGCAGAAGAAGACCAGGTAAAATATCACGCACCGGGAAAATTTAAGCCAGATACAGGAGAATTACTCTCTTCTAATGTAGAAGGATTGCCATTAAAATATCAGGATGTTTTTGGGTTAACTCTGGTAGAGTTGGCCAAACAAAATCGAAAAATTATAGGAATTACTCCGGCTATGCCAACTGGCAGCTCTTTAAAATATATGATGGATGCATTTCCTGAAAGAGCTTTCGATGTTGGTATTGCCGAGCAACATGCCGTGACGCTCGCAGCAGGAATGGCAACACAAGGCGCTATCGTTTTTTGTAATATCTATTCAACTTTTTTACAAAGAGCTTACGATCAATTAATTCACGATGTTGCGTTACAAAAGTTACCGGTTATATTTTGTTTGGATCGTGCCGGCTTGGTAGGCGAAGATGGGGCTACACATCACGGTTTGTTTGATGTTTCATTTTTAAGGGCTATCCCGAATATGATTGTAGCAGCACCGGCAAACGAGATCGAGCTAAGGCAATTATTGTATACCGCTCAACTAGGATTATCGAATCCAATCGCCATACGTTACCCCAGAGGTAGAGGCGTGATGAAAAACTGGCAGGTGCCATTTCAAACTTTGGAAATAGGAAAGGGAGTTTGTGAAAACGAAGGTGAAGACATTGCCATCCTTTGTATAGGAGCAATTATCAAAAACGCAAAAGCTGCTTTAAAGGAAACAGAAAAGCCAATAGGATTATATAATATGAGGTTTATAAAACCTTTAGATGAAGAATTGCTTCATCATATTTTCAGCAAGTATACAACTATAATTACGGTTGAAGACGGAGTGGTGAAAGGCGGTTTTGGAAGTAGTGTTTTAGAATTTGCAGCAACGAATAACTATTCCCGAAAAATAAAATGTTTAGGAGTTCCCGATACTTTTATTGAGCATGGAAAAATTGATGAATTACAAGAAATCTCTGGAATAGACGTTAAAACTATAGTACAAGTGATAAAATCTTTGTTTTAA